A single Rattus norvegicus strain BN/NHsdMcwi chromosome 5, GRCr8, whole genome shotgun sequence DNA region contains:
- the LOC134487097 gene encoding LOW QUALITY PROTEIN: uncharacterized protein LOC134487097 (The sequence of the model RefSeq protein was modified relative to this genomic sequence to represent the inferred CDS: inserted 1 base in 1 codon), protein MPNHQFGSQTDSSGQAKETDIRPPRRKRPNRQIMRNLAKKIKATRLEPKTKTLQTPTWTQLKTLTAQAKEVLKATHALETTTLLFVAMLRVMSAPTALGESXWAYLPKRPILHPVGWEVSDHIKVLTNHTLVIGGSPDFHLLKNSSGYVDFEGKSDSLPICFSFSPSVPVGCFQVGKRVFNRDTPTLDNIKPDGKGNGRRMSELWMTTVSDKEEKRQHYTTAKNLPPCYPHYKTAFKKDALWEGDENAFPRWLPCAFPDNGVRFSPLGAARLLWDFSMSSPDKDQSNYLSSNSKPYGNYVPPVGKLIKRWYDAGWVEPTWFWEPLHRDLPDRQNKPLIEHPELFRLVASSEKLLLKKTGAADYDAVSVSACVTYPYAILVGLPQLISIDKVESIFSIKCTSCKLINCIDSTVSGSVILIVRPPYVLLPVDLGDEPCFDDSAIQTIRYATGLIRAKRFVTALILGITALIAIVTSFAVSTTALVKEMQIATFVNDLHKNVTLTLSEQKIIDLKLETRLNALEEVVLELGRDVTNIKTRMATHCHANYDFICVTPLPYNATEK, encoded by the exons ATGCCGAATCACCAATTTGGGTCCCAGACAGACTCATCAGGCCAGGCAAAGGAAACGGACATCCGTCCCCCACGCCGAAAGAGGCCGAACCGCCAGATAATGCGGAACCTGGCCAAAAAGATCAAGGCGACTCGCCTAgagccaaaaaccaaaacactacaGACGCCGACGTGGACACAGCTTAAAACCCTGACAGCTCAGGCAAAGGAAGTATTGAAGGCTACACATGCCCTGGAAACGACAACCTTGCTGTTTGTGGCTATGCTTAGAGTCATGAGTGCGCCCACCGCTTTAGGGGAAA TTTGGGCTTACTTACCAAAGAGACCCATATTACATCCTGTAGGGTGGGAGGTGTCGGATCACATCAAGGTTTTAACCAATCACACATTAGTGATAGGGGGATCGCCTGACTTTCACCTTCTAAAGAACAGCTCGGGTTATGTAGATTTTGAGGGAAAGTCCGATTCTCTGCCaatttgcttctctttctccccttcggTGCCAGTGGGCTGTTTTCAAGTGGGAAAAAGGGTGTTTAACAGAGATACCCCCACCTTGGACAATATCAAACCAGATGGAAAGGGCAATGGGCGGCGTATGTCGGAATTGTGGATGACCACCGTGAgcgataaagaagaaaaaagacaacattataCCACAGCAAAGAATCTTCCGCCGTGCTACCCCCATTACAAAACAGCATTTAAAAAGGACGCCCTTTGGGAGGGAGATGAGAATGCTTTCCCGCGCTGGCTTCCATGTGCCTTCCCTGACAATGGGGTAAGATTCTCTCCCTTAGGTGCTGCTAGACTTCTCTGGGACTTCTCCATGTCCTCACCTGATAAAGATCAGAGCAATTATCTCTCCTCTAACTCAAAACCTTATGGGAACTACGTGCCTCCAGTTGGAAAACTGATCAAAAGATGGTATGATGCGGGGTGGGTAGAACCGACATGGTTCTGGGAGCCACTCCACAGAGACCTCCCTGATAGACAGAACAAACCACTGATAGAACATCCAGAACTGTTCCGACTGGTTGCTTCTAGTGAGAAACTTTTGCTGAAGAAAACAGGAGCTGCTGATTATGATGCTGTTTCAGTTTCTGCTTGTGTTACCTATCCCTATGCAATATTAGTAGGATTGCCACAATTGATTAGCATAGATAAGGTTGAATCTATTTTTAGTATTAAGTGTACATCATGCAAGCTGATTAATTGCATTGATTCCACTGTATCGGGATCTGTTATATTGATTGTCAGACCTCCTTATGTTTTGTTACCGGTAGACTTGGGAGATGAGCCATGTTTTGATGATTCTGCCATCCAGACTATTAGGTATGCTACGGGTTTGATTAGGGCAAAAAGATTTGTAACAGCCTTAATTCTAGGTATAACCGCTTTGATAGCTATTGTTACTTCTTTTGCTGTTTCTACTACTGCTTTGGTTAAGGAAATGCAGATTGCCACTTTTGTTAATGATCTCCATAAGAATGTTACCCTTACATTATCAGAACAGAAGATTATAGATTTGAAATTAGAAACTAGATTAAATGCCCTAGAAGAGGTAGTATTAGAATTAGGACGAGATGTTACAAACATTAAGACTAGGATGGCCACACACTGTCACGctaattatgattttatttgtgtGACTCCTTTACCTTATAATGCTacagaaaaatga